From the Eremothecium cymbalariae DBVPG#7215 chromosome 6, complete sequence genome, one window contains:
- a CDS encoding uncharacterized protein (similar to Ashbya gossypii AEL023C), with amino-acid sequence MFRNLYKEVEDAFYSVLVFERGSVYNIVIFLFFIPTLLLKKHLTHHSQAPMKFGILMLLMGAYCAVAEDTYYYNSTLQITSYVCPECVTLTPDVSVTASCSGCSPGSSQSDSTGTITNQTTDGLTVTTTSSCDTDSVESTTVPELSSYEPTTSEFSVGYTTYTTRFYSTITITQGECPVCTVTTSVSTIPIVTSYTLPPPDSVSTGTPEVPSLTEQSSTSEAPSTSQVPPETDSQPYESINPKTSSPSLESTLYTTHSYSTVTITHGECPKCSKVTSVSTIPIISAFTSTISSVASTPSSSEPISSPHSTGYLESTITTGTTDITTLTETSSCSDSTEGSDTTTVVTPTTHTEVSSTNPSIEPSTEGSSAPDVSTATEGSSTPGVPSTTDVSIATEGSSTPGVPSTTDVSTTTEGSSTTDVSIATEGSSTPGASTATEGSSTPGVSTTESISTETPPPETVSEPYESINPKTSSPSLESTLYTTHSYSTVTITHGECPKCSKVTSVSTIPIISAFTSTISSVASTPSSSEPISSPHSTGYLESTITTGTTDITTLTETSSCSDSTEGSDTTTVVTPTTHTEVSSTNPSIEPSTEGSSAPDVSTATEGSSTPGVPSTTDVSTATEGSSAPDVSTATEGSSTPGVPSTTDVSTTTEGSSTPGASTATEGSSTPGASTATEGSSTPGVPSTTDVSIATEGSSTPGVPSTTDVSTTTEGSSTPGASTATEGSSTPGASTATEGSSTPGVSTTESISTETPPPETVSEPYESINPKTSSPSLESTLYTTHSYSTVTITHGECPKCSKVTSVSTIPIISAFTSTISSVASTPSSSEPISSPHSTGYLESTITTGTTDITTLTETSSSSETMEVSSTVPGVTPELSSPASEYPQSDMSTGTPEVTPSTSSTTTSPSLSIPDTSLPPYESINPKTSTKGFECSAYTTTIQSIIIVTSGICPDCSTITSLTNIPVVTTGIYPECGNNPPSPSVPSIVTSTIISLTTEEDITLTSTSFKTITFTTPSVSGTSESTTVVPPQAPETASTECTSNCNISPSVSLGSSTISTTSETTPHSDGKTTTDQITTSATVSKATTITSSAESTNTIPTIVQKSSTFKTSSSTASSPSISVYDGKAPTFSPSITLLVLGLLGFI; translated from the coding sequence ATGTTTAGGAACTTATATAAAGAGGTTGAAGATGCTTTCTACTCGGTACTAGTTTTTGAGAGGGGTAgtgtatataatattgttatctttttattttttattccTACGTTactattaaaaaaacaTCTTACACATCACTCACAAGCACCAATGAAGTTTGGAATTTTGATGCTGCTAATGGGCGCATACTGTGCAGTCGCAGAGGACACTTATTACTACAATTCCACTCTGCAGATTACATCCTATGTTTGCCCCGAATGTGTCACCTTGACGCCTGATGTGTCTGTCACGGCAAGCTGCTCAGGTTGTTCTCCGGGGTCATCTCAGTCAGACAGCACTGGAACTATTACGAACCAAACGACAGATGGTCTGACAGTAACAACAACGTCCAGCTGTGACACAGACTCCGTTGAATCAACCACTGTTCCCGAGCTATCGAGCTATGAACCCACCACTTCAGAGTTTTCTGTTGGTTATACCACTTACACCACTAGGTTCTACTCGACAATCACAATCACACAAGGAGAGTGTCCTGTTTGTACCGTTACCACATCAGTCTCTACCATTCCGATAGTTACTTCCTATACTTTACCGCCTCCAGATTCCGTTAGCACTGGGACGCCTGAAGTGCCTTCGCTAACCGAACAATCTTCTACTTCTGAAGCACCCTCGACGTCTCAGGTACCTCCAGAGACTGATTCACAGCCATATGAATCCATCAACCCTAAAACTTCCAGCCCAAGCTTGGAGTCCACCTTATACACCACACATAGTTACTCGACAGTCACCATCACACACGGGGAGTGCCCAAAATGCAGTAAAGTTACTTCCGTTTCCACAATCCCTATCATTTCCGCATTCACATCAACTATATCTTCTGTTGCTTCTACACCATCTTCCAGCGAGCCTATTTCTAGTCCGCATTCCACTGGCTACTTAGAAAGTACTATCACGACTGGGACCACCGACATCACCACTCTTACTGAAACTAGCAGCTGCTCTGACAGCACCGAAGGGTCCGACACCACCACAGTCGTTACTCCTACCACACACACTGAAGTTTCTTCTACAAATCCTTCCATAGAGCCTTCTACCGAGGGATCATCCGCCCCAGATGTATCCACTGCTACCGAGGGATCATCCACCCCAGGTGTACCATCCACCACAGATGTATCCATTGCTACCGAGGGATCATCCACCCCAGGTGTACCATCCACCACAGATGTATCCACTACTACCGAGGGATCATCCACCACAGATGTATCCATTGCTACCGAGGGATCATCCACCCCAGGTGCATCCACTGCTACCGAGGGATCATCCACCCCAGGTGTGTCCACTACTGAATCTATCTCCACCGAAACACCTCCTCCAGAGACTGTGTCAGAACCCTATGAATCCATCAACCCTAAAACTTCCAGCCCAAGCTTGGAGTCCACCTTATACACCACACATAGTTACTCGACAGTCACCATCACACACGGGGAGTGCCCAAAATGCAGTAAAGTTACTTCCGTTTCCACAATCCCTATCATTTCCGCATTCACATCAACTATATCTTCTGTTGCTTCTACACCATCTTCCAGCGAGCCTATTTCTAGTCCGCATTCCACTGGCTACTTAGAAAGTACTATCACGACTGGGACCACCGACATCACCACTCTTACTGAAACTAGCAGCTGCTCTGACAGCACCGAAGGGTCCGACACCACCACAGTCGTTACTCCTACCACACACACTGAAGTTTCTTCTACAAATCCTTCCATAGAGCCTTCTACCGAGGGATCATCCGCCCCAGATGTATCCACTGCTACCGAGGGATCATCCACCCCAGGTGTACCATCCACCACAGATGTATCCACTGCTACCGAGGGATCATCCGCCCCAGATGTATCCACTGCTACCGAGGGATCATCCACCCCAGGTGTACCATCCACCACAGATGTATCCACTACTACCGAGGGATCATCCACCCCAGGTGCATCCACTGCTACCGAGGGATCATCCACCCCAGGTGCATCCACTGCTACCGAGGGATCATCCACCCCAGGTGTACCATCCACCACAGATGTATCCATTGCTACCGAGGGATCATCCACCCCAGGTGTACCATCCACCACAGATGTATCCACTACTACCGAGGGATCATCCACCCCAGGTGCATCCACTGCTACCGAGGGATCATCCACCCCAGGTGCATCCACTGCTACCGAGGGATCATCCACCCCAGGTGTGTCCACTACTGAATCTATCTCCACCGAAACACCTCCTCCAGAGACTGTGTCAGAACCCTATGAATCCATCAACCCTAAAACTTCCAGCCCAAGCTTGGAGTCCACCTTATACACCACACATAGTTACTCGACAGTCACCATCACACACGGGGAGTGCCCAAAATGCAGTAAAGTTACTTCCGTTTCCACAATCCCTATCATTTCCGCATTCACATCAACTATATCTTCTGTTGCTTCTACACCATCTTCCAGCGAGCCTATTTCTAGTCCGCATTCCACTGGCTACTTAGAAAGTACTATCACGACTGGGACCACAGACATCACCACTCTCACTGAAACTTCTAGCAGCTCTGAGACTATGGAAGTCTCGAGCACAGTTCCCGGAGTTACTCCTGAGTTGTCCTCACCGGCTTCTGAATACCCACAGTCTGATATGTCTACCGGCACACCTGAAGTTACACCATCTACTTCATCTACTACAACATCACCCTCTCTAAGCATTCCAGATACATCCTTGCCACCTTACGAATCCATTAATCCAAAGACTTCTACTAAAGGGTTTGAATGCAGCGCCTATACAACCACTATTCAATCTATAATCATTGTTACCTCTGGTATATGCCCTGACTGCTCTACCATAACTTCTCTGACCAACATACCAGTCGTCACGACTGGTATATATCCTGAATGCGGTAACAACCCACCATCCCCATCAGTTCCAAGTATAGTAACAAGCACAATTATTAGCTTAACCACCGAGGAAGATATAACTTTAACGAGCACTTCGTTCAAAACAATAACCTTCACAACACCATCCGTTTCTGGCACGAGTGAAAGTACCACGGTTGTACCACCACAAGCCCCCGAAACAGCCTCTACAGAATGTACTTCTAATTGCAATATCTCTCCATCTGTTTCGTTAGGATCATCCACCATATCCACAACTTCCGAAACCACTCCGCATTCTGACGGCAAAACGACAACCGATCAAATAACAACAAGTGCCACTGTTTCAAAGGCTACAACAATTACTTCTTCTGCAGAATCTACAAACACCATCCCAACAATTGTCCAAAAATCTTCCACCTTCAAAACATCTTCAAGTACAGCTAGTAGCCCATCTATTTCTGTGTATGACGGCAAGGCACCAACATTCTCTCCATCAATAACTCTATTGGTACTCGGACTATTAGGTTTTATTTAA
- the NSR1 gene encoding Nsr1p (similar to Ashbya gossypii AFR107W) encodes MAKAATTKKAAKKDLKKQKKAATPVTSSSSSEDSSSSSSSESSSDSEAESNSTSSSSEAESNSSSSSEDESSSDDESSDSSSSDSESESEKPNKKTKSSSEDEDSSSKSDSSDSEQSDSESESDSEEKAKNDETSSSSSSDDDSSDDSSDESSSSSSEDAATGVMKTDEEEEEEEEEGSKKRKSTDSANLDRSKDEKSQKKHKKDSPTEPATIFVGRLSWSIDDEWLKTEFEHIGGVISARVIYERGTERSRGYGYVDFEDKSYAEKAIKEMQGKEIDGRPINVDMSTSKPASNPKEDRAKKFGDVPSQPSDTLFLGNLSFNADRDNIFELFKDYGSIISVRIPTHPETNQPKGFGYVQYASIEEAQKALDKLQGEYIDNRPVRLDFSSPRPPQSGNGGNSGFRGGRGGARFTPRGGPTARTGSGANSAPLGKGRQSAAFQGTKKTFD; translated from the coding sequence ATGGCTAAGGCTGCTACCACCAAAAAGGCTGCTAAGAAAGACttgaagaagcagaaaaaaGCTGCTACCCCAGTCACCAGCTCTTCTTCCAGTGAAGATTCCAgctcctcttcttcctcagaAAGCTCTTCTGATTCTGAGGCTGAATCCAACTCCacttcctcttcttctgagGCCGAATCCAACTCTAGCTCTTCTTCGGAAGATGAATCCTCTTCAGACGACGAATCCTCtgattcttcatcttccgACTCAGAAAGTGAATCTGAGAAGCCAAACAAGAAAACTAAGAGTtcatctgaagatgaagactCTTCCTCTAAAAGCGACTCTTCTGACAGTGAGCAATCAGACTCAGAATCTGAAAGCGATTCTGAAGAAAAGGCCAAGAACGATGAaacatcatcttcttcgtcatctGATGACGATTCGTCCGACGACTCCTCAGATGaatcctcttcatcctcatccgAAGACGCTGCTACTGGAGTAATGAAGACtgacgaagaagaagaagaagaagaagaagaaggttcGAAGAAACGTAAATCCACTGATTCAGCTAACTTGGACAGAtctaaagatgaaaaatccCAAAAGAAGCACAAAAAGGACTCTCCAACTGAACCTGCCACCATTTTTGTCGGCAGGTTATCTTGGTCCATCGATGATGAATGGTTGAAGACCGAATTCGAACACATTGGCGGTGTGATTAGCGCTAGGGTCATCTACGAAAGAGGTACAGAGAGATCCCGTGGATACGGCTATGTCGACTTTGAGGATAAATCATATGCCGAAAAGGCCATTAAGGAAATGCAAGGTAAGGAAATCGATGGTAGACCAATTAACGTCGACATGTCCACCTCTAAACCTGCTTCCAACCCAAAAGAAGACCGTGCTAAAAAATTCGGCGACGTGCCATCTCAGCCATCCGATACTTTGTTCTTAGGTAACCTGTCCTTTAACGCGGACCGTGATAACATCTTTGAGCTTTTTAAAGACTATGGTAGTATCATCAGTGTTAGAATCCCGACGCATCCAGAGACCAACCAACCAAAAGGTTTCGGTTATGTCCAATATGCGTCTATCGAGGAAGCCCAGAAAGCATTGGACAAACTTCAAGGTGAGTACATTGACAACAGACCCGTTAGATTAGACTTCTCCTCTCCAAGACCACCCCAAAGTGGAAATGGCGGCAACTCTGGATTCAGAGGTGGCAGAGGCGGTGCCCGCTTCACCCCAAGAGGTGGCCCTACTGCAAGAACTGGTTCCGGCGCAAACAGCGCCCCGCTAGGTAAGGGAAGACAAAGCGCTGCATTCCAAGGTACCAAGAAGACTTTTGATTAA
- the RIM8 gene encoding Rim8p (similar to Ashbya gossypii AFR108W) yields MGFFSKFKLLSSFQAENSPERRLKTLVVVADFYVDIEEPHKIWKPGEFIAGEVVLSLKKPLKNVSVNLALVGKLKVRNGAGATSRLKLERELFKKSTVIYGDIVEKPTAVDDLNGLTRGDHRFPFRMMIPMKNVYTSIEFEKGSISYSVECTLKPLIDSSCSMSKCSKRFSLLVPVDVGPLPKPTTKIVVLQSPQMMRGPRLSMAEQDTSSSLTKKTNPLTISNASATTNTSSKTVTISVDIAESGFTIGDTIKIKVHIQHYKDYSHSAGLIATLVRICRMHGVGKEDPMETFRKDICQCVSPLYIDPNTYDCFVVMNLNVPLDAFPTLVVPDRGFSFQYYIEVLANLSPRNIVYTESNRIVGGSSTTDIPIPSTKGHITKKFSIIPPKLPIPNKNEAGALDESLIFFQDMINVDKLKRLRNVTGTSIEIVIGTHKSDCPQTNTLSKPAGELKEGSSSVPYEDPPTSYISSVSKPEDTYDKLCQQYFGDLISEPSSSRKKQVDNLEADVYPTDPVPRYTANSEYPVTEDKNELEQLRLHELESDPPPENP; encoded by the coding sequence ATGGGGTTCTTTTCCAAGTTTAAGCTGCTAAGCTCGTTTCAAGCGGAGAATTCGCCTGAAAGGAGGCTAAAGACGTTGGTAGTGGTTGCCGATTTTTACGTGGATATCGAGGAGCCACATAAGATATGGAAACCTGGAGAATTTATTGCTGGGGAGGTGGTGCTCTCACTGAAGAAGCCATTAAAGAATGTGAGTGTGAATCTTGCTTTGGTTGGTAAGTTGAAGGTACGAAACGGGGCAGGCGCAACGTCTAGATTGAAGTTAGAACGGGAGTTGTTTAAAAAGTCTACGGTTATATATGGAGATATTGTAGAAAAGCCCACGGCAGTTGACGATTTGAATGGCCTTACTAGAGGAGATCATCGTTTCCCTTTCCGGATGATGATTCCGATGAAAAATGTATATACGTCGATAGAGTTTGAGAAGGGTTCAATCTCCTATAGTGTTGAATGTACTCTTAAACCCCTTATTGATTCGTCGTGCTCTATGTCAAAATGCTCGAAAAGGTTTTCACTCTTGGTTCCCGTGGACGTGGGTCCTCTGCCGAAACCGACCACGAAGATTGTTGTTCTACAATCCCCCCAGATGATGAGGGGCCCAAGGCTTAGTATGGCAGAACAAGATacctcttcatctttaacGAAGAAGACGAATCCTTTGACCATCTCCAATGCATCAGCTACCACAAATACATCGTCGAAGACTGTTACAATATCAGTGGATATAGCAGAATCTGGCTTCACAATCGGTGATACCATCAAGATAAAGGTTCACATACAGCATTATAAAGATTATTCGCATTCCGCTGGCCTCATTGCCACGTTGGTACGAATCTGTCGCATGCATGGtgttggaaaagaagatcctATGGAGACGTTCCGTAAAGATATCTGCCAGTGTGTTTCCCCACTTTATATAGACCCCAACACATACGACTGTTTTGTGGTTATGAATCTAAATGTTCCTCTCGATGCATTTCCAACCTTGGTTGTACCAGATAGAGGGTTCAGTTTTCAATACTATATCGAAGTTCTCGCAAATCTATCCCCCCGAAATATTGTGTACACCGAGTCTAATAGAATAGTTGGCGGATCTAGCACTACGGATATACCAATACCTTCAACGAAGGGCCATATAACCAAGAAATTCAGCATTATTCCTCCTAAACTACCTATTCccaacaaaaatgaagcTGGAGCGTTGGACGAATCCCTGATTTTCTTTCAAGATATGATCAATGTTGATAAACTCAAACGCTTAAGAAATGTCACAGGTACTTCAATAGAAATTGTTATAGGTACCCACAAAAGTGATTGCCCACAAACTAATACGCTATCAAAACCTGCTGGTGAACTAAAAGAAGGCTCTTCATCAGTTCCATATGAAGATCCTCCTACATCCTACATCTCTTCCGTTTCGAAACCTGAAGACACGTACGATAAACTCTGTCAACAATATTTTGGAGACTTAATTAGTGAgccatcatcatccagGAAAAAACAAGTCGATAATCTAGAAGCCGACGTATACCCCACTGACCCAGTGCCGAGATACACAGCAAATTCTGAATATCCTGTTACAGAAGACAAGAATGAGTTAGAACAACTAAGGCTACATGAGTTAGAAAGCGATCCACCTCCCGAAAATCCCTAG
- the MTR3 gene encoding exosome non-catalytic core subunit MTR3 (similar to Ashbya gossypii AFR109W), with translation MNVQDRRRILGPQNAKPITFSSVRSETDAGSSTEDDNARLVEKDGQGSMFIKSGLVSNANGSSYLELNGNSHYSLLVTSVYGPRPIRGSFTSQATVSVQFKEVTLERWSSGEVMEICNFLTNVFNAVIRLERYPKSGIDIFLNLIQHSDSKKSEEDISLVSILPYCINGITLALVDAGIEVVDMVSAGRYNRNVIAFGKNGEEIVGYWQDDNEEDILNVVQKCREEYFKGRETMVNYLVSKNSDSM, from the coding sequence ATGAATGTACAGGATAGAAGAAGGATCCTTGGCCCCCAGAATGCTAAGCCAATCACTTTTAGTTCAGTGCGGAGCGAAACGGATGCTGGAAGCTCAACAGAAGACGATAATGCTAGATtagttgaaaaagatggaCAAGGATCTATGTTTATAAAAAGTGGGTTAGTCAGCAATGCCAACGGGTCCTCATATCTAGAATTAAATGGAAACTCGCATTATTCATTGTTAGTCACATCGGTATACGGGCCTCGTCCCATTCGTGGGTCATTTACTTCTCAGGCGACGGTGTCCGTACAGTTCAAGGAAGTAACGTTGGAAAGGTGGAGTTCAGGGGAGGTTATGGAAATATGTAATTTTCTAACCAATGTATTCAATGCTGTAATTCGATTAGAGAGGTATCCAAAATCGGgaattgatatttttttaaatttaattcAACATAGTGATTCTAAGAAGAGTGAAGAAGATATAAGCTTAGTATCAATTTTACCGTACTGTATCAATGGAATCACCTTAGCTTTGGTGGATGCGGGCATAGAAGTAGTGGATATGGTAAGTGCCGGTAGATACAACCGCAATGTTATTGCATTTGGCAAAAACGGCGAAGAAATTGTTGGCTACTGGCAAGATGACAATGAGGAAGACATCCTGAATGTCGTTCAAAAATGCCGAGAAGAGTATTTTAAAGGCAGAGAGACGATGGTAAACTACTTAGTTTCTAAGAATAGTGATTCCATGTAA
- the CHO2 gene encoding phosphatidylethanolamine N-methyltransferase (similar to Ashbya gossypii AFR110C): MDDKREDEMVPIDVSNKGGGTYEKENVAVCAVTRSSGVTFRVPKTHDMVRSLFDPTLRKSFLELCITFSLIANCWFCYYCNKRFGTKWATGLYLGQYVVWRLTYNLGIGVVLHLQSHHEFLTEFSKRHKLFDGGNNNSLLASFCQFEIASKMPKNYDFSSYPPEFNVWLLFRQFVDLVLMQDFTTYMLYVVLSLPNELSLDLLTTMDWTSARISVGIGMLLFNVWVKLDAHRVVKDYAWYWGDFFFLLQDSNLVFDGVFNISPHPMYSIGYLGYYGVSLITGDYRVLLVSIMGHLLQFLFLKYVETPHIERIYGPDYPQDLERVDDIIIKNSQNYTKPLMSHLWFSNFDPLRPTDFFTVGTAIFSFVSVLVLKPSTKTMFIIALSIKLFTTGINFTILHQQSNDKWFTKLFLRNGYTQLYSFQIWQFIFNFNLTACYVALISQTWTQYKSIENSDFTTVIFGFILIALQMWSNSEILNAISEFGWFYGDFFLTNYIQRPKLASHGIYRYLNNPECVLGIAGAWGTVLITDFCLENIILATVWTLSNYIMVNFVESPHVAKVYGSEMLSRQSGIGKTLSGFAPLKQVSHWLDKLASSMVEILNVDKENREQIEEVVTMALQAATKKLAPNCEFEIICNGKHVHNDFMFTIGDRIEISWKLPTELYDEGDWIGLYKVVETGEDRFKTRVSSQGHWCATNTTYYSKNKSCIRGVLNFNHGKKITNGRVHFTHELSYFERGIYEFRYHSSSGHKVLMMSPPFKLNFPVLDLHSSKSLYDSTMKFLENCHCLNQEGLFDPNSNKRFTERVLQKLFRYSTGADISSDYMKRVNYDMQVITERIFEMKKILDSLQ; encoded by the coding sequence ATGGATGATAAACGGGAAGATGAAATGGTGCCAATTGATGTGTCCAACAAGGGTGGTGGTACatatgaaaaagaaaacgtTGCTGTTTGTGCTGTCACTAGAAGTTCCGGAGTGACTTTTCGGGTACCGAAGACGCATGACATGGTTCGGTCATTATTTGATCCGACTCTGCGTAAGTCGTTCTTAGAGCTGTGCATTACATTTTCTTTGATAGCTAACTGCTGGTTTTGTTATTACTGTAACAAAAGGTTTGGTACGAAGTGGGCAACAGGGTTATATTTAGGACAATATGTGGTTTGGCGTCTAACTTACAATTTAGGTATTGGTGTGGTATTGCATTTGCAATCGCATCATGAATTTCTCACGGAATTCTCTAAGCGGCATAAGCTGTTTGATGGTGGCAATAATAACTCTTTACTGGCCAGCTTTTGCCAATTCGAAATTGCATCCAAGATGCCAAAAAACTATGACTTTTCTAGTTATCCTCCAGAATTTAATGTATGGTTACTTTTCAGACAATTTGTTGATCTAGTACTAATGCAAGATTTCACGACTTATATGTTATATGTCGTGCTATCTTTACCGAATGAACTATCGTTAGATTTGTTAACGACGATGGATTGGACCAGTGCTAGAATTTCTGTTGGTATTGggatgttgttgtttaaCGTCTGGGTCAAATTGGATGCTCATCGTGTGGTTAAAGATTACGCTTGGTATTGGGGAgattttttctttttgttgcaAGATTCGAATTTAGTTTTTGATGGTGTCTTTAATATTTCCCCACATCCTATGTACTCTATCGGTTATCTGGGTTATTATGGTGTTAGCTTGATTACGGGAGATTACAGGGTTTTGTTGGTATCCATAATGGGTCATTTGCTACAATTCctatttttgaaatatgttGAAACGCCACATATCGAACGTATCTATGGGCCTGATTACCCACAAGACTTGGAAAGGGTTGATGATATCATAATTAAAAACAGTCAGAACTATACTAAACCTCTGATGTCCCATCTTtggttttcaaattttgatcCGCTTAGACCCACTGACTTTTTCACTGTCGGTACGGCTATATTTAGTTTTGTTTCAGTGCTAGTATTGAAGCCTTCTACTAAAACGATGTTCATTATAGCCTTGTCAATCAAATTGTTTACAACGGGTATTAACTTCACAATCTTACACCAGCAATCAAATGATAAATGGTTTAcaaagttgtttttgagaAATGGTTACACTCAGCTATATAGTTTCCAAATCTGGCaattcattttcaattttaacCTGACTGCTTGTTATGTTGCTTTGATTTCACAAACTTGGACGCAATACAAAAGTATTGAAAATTCAGACTTCACTACTGTTATCTTTGGATTCATTTTGATTGCTTTACAAATGTGGTCTAATAGTGAAATTTTAAACGCTATTTCCGAGTTTGGGTGGTTCTATGGCGATTTCTTCCTCACAAATTACATTCAGAGACCTAAATTAGCCTCTCACGGTATTTATCGGTACTTAAATAATCCTGAGTGTGTACTCGGGATCGCTGGCGCATGGGGTACAGTTTTGATAACAGACTTTTGCctggaaaatattattcttgCTACCGTTTGGACTTTAAGCAATTATATTATGGTTAACTTTGTAGAATCTCCCCACGTCGCCAAAGTGTATGGAAGTGAAATGTTATCTAGGCAAAGTGGTATTGGTAAGACTTTATCGGGGTTCGCACCGTTGAAGCAGGTTTCTCATTGGCTTGACAAACTTGCATCTTCAATGGTTGAGATTTTGAATGTCGATAAGGAAAATAGAGAGCAAATAGAAGAAGTTGTTACAATGGCATTACAAGCTGCCACCAAAAAATTGGCTCCGAATTGTGAGTTCGAGATCATTTGTAATGGTAAACATGTTCATAACGATTTCATGTTTACTATTGGAGACAGAATTGAAATCTCATGGAAGCTGCCAACAGAACTATATGATGAAGGCGATTGGATAGGCCTTTACAAAGTAGTAGAAACTGGTGAAGACCGGTTTAAGACCCGTGTCTCTTCTCAGGGGCATTGGTGTGCTACCAACACCACCTACTATTCTAAAAACAAATCTTGCATCAGGGGCGTCTTGAACTTCAACCACGGTAAGAAAATCACAAATGGTAGAGTACATTTCACCCATGAGTTATCATACTTTGAAAGAGGGATATACGAGTTTAGATACCACAGTTCTAGCGGTCATAAAGTTTTGATGATGTCTCCCCCATTCAAATTAAATTTTCCAGTTCTTGATTTACATTCTTCTAAGAGCTTATACGACTCAACAatgaagtttttggaaaacTGTCATTGCTTAAATCAGGAAGGCCTGTTTGATCCAAATAGCAATAAAAGATTTACCGAAAGAGTGCTACAAAAGCTATTCAGATACTCCACGGGTGCTGACATCTCATCTGATTATATGAAGCGTGTTAACTATGATATGCAAGTGATCACCGAAAGAATCTTtgagatgaagaaaatattagatTCCCTGCAATGA